One window from the genome of Nocardioides panaciterrulae encodes:
- the lysA gene encoding diaminopimelate decarboxylase yields MPHAHEAGWAHADGALRAPSWLRQPTDPDELVPQLWSSTARKVDGVLEVGGVALPDLVAEHGSPAYVLDEADFRDRARAFRDAFAAYDVFYAGKAFLCTTVARWVDEEGLFLDVCTGGELAVAERAGFDPARIGFHGNNKTVAELRRALELGVGRIILDSFVEIDRLAQLAAETGATARVMVRVTAGVEAHTHEYIATAHEDQKFGFSITSGDALEAVSRVLAADGLELLGLHSHIGSQIFDSSGFEVAARRVLALQARIAAELGVVPPEMDLGGGFGIAYTTQDDPADPAQLATEMSKIVEQECRALDIGVPRLSIEPGRAIVGPSTCTVYEVGTVKEVALDGGARRTYVSVDGGMSDNIRTALYDADYSCTLASRASAAPPTLARVVGRHCEAGDIVVKDEFLPADVAPGDLVAVPGTGAYCRSMASNYNHAPRPPVIAVRDGQTRVVVRRESVDDLLATDVGVVSG; encoded by the coding sequence ATGCCCCACGCCCACGAAGCCGGCTGGGCGCACGCCGACGGAGCGCTGCGCGCGCCGTCCTGGCTGCGCCAGCCCACCGACCCCGACGAGCTGGTCCCGCAGCTGTGGTCGTCCACGGCCCGCAAGGTCGACGGCGTCCTCGAGGTGGGCGGGGTCGCCCTGCCCGACCTGGTGGCCGAGCACGGCTCCCCGGCGTACGTCCTCGACGAGGCCGACTTCCGCGACCGGGCCCGCGCGTTCCGCGACGCCTTCGCGGCGTACGACGTGTTCTACGCCGGCAAGGCCTTCCTGTGCACCACCGTGGCGCGCTGGGTGGACGAGGAGGGCCTGTTCCTCGACGTCTGCACCGGCGGTGAGCTGGCGGTGGCCGAACGCGCCGGCTTCGACCCGGCGCGGATCGGCTTCCACGGCAACAACAAGACCGTCGCCGAGCTGCGGCGCGCCCTGGAGCTGGGCGTCGGCCGGATCATCCTGGACTCGTTCGTCGAGATCGACCGGCTCGCGCAGCTCGCCGCCGAGACCGGCGCGACCGCCCGCGTGATGGTGCGGGTCACGGCCGGGGTGGAGGCCCACACCCACGAGTACATCGCGACCGCGCACGAGGACCAGAAGTTCGGCTTCTCGATCACCAGCGGCGACGCGCTGGAGGCCGTGAGCCGGGTGCTGGCCGCCGACGGGCTCGAGCTGCTCGGCCTGCACTCCCACATCGGCTCGCAGATCTTCGACTCCTCGGGGTTCGAGGTCGCCGCGCGCCGGGTGCTGGCGCTGCAGGCCCGGATCGCGGCGGAGCTCGGCGTGGTGCCGCCCGAGATGGACCTCGGCGGCGGCTTCGGCATCGCCTACACCACCCAGGACGACCCCGCGGACCCCGCGCAGCTGGCGACGGAGATGTCGAAGATCGTCGAGCAGGAGTGCCGGGCGCTGGACATCGGGGTGCCGCGGCTCTCGATCGAGCCGGGCCGGGCCATCGTCGGGCCCTCGACGTGCACGGTCTACGAGGTCGGCACGGTCAAGGAGGTCGCGCTCGACGGCGGTGCGCGGCGCACCTACGTCAGCGTCGACGGCGGCATGAGCGACAACATCCGCACCGCCCTCTACGACGCCGACTACTCCTGCACGCTGGCCTCCCGTGCCTCTGCCGCGCCGCCGACGCTGGCCCGGGTGGTGGGTCGGCACTGCGAGGCCGGTGACATCGTGGTGAAGGACGAGTTCCTGCCCGCCGATGTGGCCCCCGGCGACCTGGTGGCGGTGCCCGGCACCGGCGCCTACTGCCGGTCGATGGCCTCGAACTACAACCATGCGCCGCGCCCGCCGGTGATCGCTGTGCGGGACGGGCAGACGCGCGTGGTCGTGCGGAGGGAGAGTGTGGACGACTTGTTGGCGACGGACGTGGGAGTGGTCAGTGGATAG
- a CDS encoding LCP family protein, protein MTAPTRTRTRTLARRGLRLLTLGLVLAIAALVVPDSAVNSTRFELVKVHQADGADVGPDVVWVLAVGSDARPGEDMTHSRGDALQLVGIDTRTHAAADIGIPRDSWVDIPGHGYNKINSSLYFGGPQLLGQTVGNLVGIRPDYVFVTRFPYFIAMVKSIGGIEVNNPRAFSDSALRPKGFDAGRIHLNGYDAMAFSRIRHSLPRGDFDRSANQQRVLRGIQAKVRARASAPGFIERGVVTAMQHMHTDLGPAQLYELAQALSQVEPSKITNCVVQGGIGTIGGASVVLPYTSQARRYGDEARKDATLEHC, encoded by the coding sequence ATGACCGCCCCGACCCGCACCCGCACCCGTACCCTGGCCCGCCGGGGGCTGCGGCTGCTCACCCTCGGCCTGGTGCTGGCGATCGCCGCCCTCGTGGTCCCGGACTCCGCGGTGAACTCCACCCGGTTCGAGCTGGTGAAGGTGCACCAGGCCGACGGCGCCGACGTCGGCCCCGACGTGGTCTGGGTGCTCGCGGTCGGCTCCGACGCCCGGCCGGGGGAGGACATGACCCACAGCCGCGGTGACGCGCTGCAGCTGGTCGGCATCGACACCAGGACCCATGCGGCCGCCGACATCGGCATCCCCCGGGACTCCTGGGTGGACATCCCCGGCCACGGCTACAACAAGATCAACTCCTCGCTGTACTTCGGCGGCCCGCAGCTGCTCGGCCAGACGGTCGGGAACCTGGTCGGCATCCGGCCGGACTACGTCTTCGTCACCCGGTTCCCCTACTTCATCGCGATGGTCAAGTCGATCGGCGGCATCGAGGTGAACAACCCGCGGGCGTTCAGCGACTCCGCGCTGCGGCCCAAGGGCTTCGACGCCGGCCGGATCCATCTCAACGGCTACGACGCCATGGCGTTCTCCCGGATCCGCCACTCGCTGCCCCGCGGTGACTTCGACCGCTCCGCCAACCAGCAGCGGGTGCTCCGCGGCATCCAGGCCAAGGTCCGCGCCCGGGCGTCGGCGCCGGGCTTCATCGAGCGTGGGGTGGTGACCGCGATGCAGCACATGCACACCGACCTCGGCCCGGCCCAGCTGTACGAGCTCGCGCAGGCGCTGTCCCAGGTCGAGCCCTCGAAGATCACCAACTGCGTGGTCCAGGGCGGGATCGGCACCATCGGCGGGGCCAGCGTCGTCCTGCCGTACACCTCCCAGGCTCGTCGCTACGGCGACGAGGCCCGCAAGGACGCCACCCTCGAGCACTGCTGA
- a CDS encoding homoserine dehydrogenase, which produces MRVAVLGCGSVGSQVVRLLREQAGDLTARVGAPVELVGVAVRRLDAPREVEVPAGLLTTDAAGLVARPDVDLVVEVIGGIEPARGLILAALENGASVVTANKALLAEDGPTLFEAAEKAGRDLYYEAAVAGAIPILRPLRESLAGDRVTRVLGIVNGTTNFILDKMDTSGAGFAEALEEAQDLGYAEADPTADVEGFDAAAKAAILASLAFHSRVTAADVYREGISEVTAADVQSAREMNSVVKLLAICELRTGASGDQAVSVRVHPAMIPRSHPLASVREAYNAVFVESEAAGQLMFYGPGAGGAPTASAVLGDLVTVARNRLADARGAGESAYADRAVLPMGETRTRYHVAIDVDDRAGVLAAVATAFAEHGVSIQTVRQEGRDLDAQLVVVSHEATDAQLSATVAHLRDMDIVREVTSVMRVEGEQE; this is translated from the coding sequence CTGAGGGTGGCCGTGCTCGGCTGCGGGTCGGTCGGCTCGCAGGTCGTGCGGCTGCTGCGCGAGCAGGCCGGCGACCTCACCGCCCGCGTGGGCGCACCCGTCGAGCTCGTCGGCGTGGCGGTACGCCGCCTCGACGCGCCGCGGGAGGTCGAGGTGCCCGCGGGGCTGCTGACCACCGACGCGGCCGGCCTGGTGGCGCGCCCCGACGTGGACCTCGTCGTGGAGGTGATCGGCGGGATCGAGCCGGCCCGCGGCCTGATCCTGGCCGCCCTGGAGAACGGCGCCTCGGTGGTCACCGCGAACAAGGCGCTGCTGGCCGAGGACGGCCCGACGCTGTTCGAGGCCGCCGAGAAGGCCGGGCGCGACCTGTACTACGAGGCCGCGGTCGCCGGCGCCATCCCGATCCTGCGCCCGCTGCGCGAGTCGCTGGCCGGCGACCGGGTGACCCGGGTGCTCGGCATCGTCAACGGCACCACGAACTTCATCCTGGACAAGATGGACACCTCGGGCGCCGGCTTCGCCGAGGCGCTCGAGGAGGCCCAGGACCTCGGGTACGCCGAGGCGGACCCGACCGCCGACGTGGAGGGCTTCGACGCTGCCGCGAAGGCAGCGATCCTGGCCTCGCTGGCCTTCCACAGCCGGGTCACCGCCGCCGACGTCTACCGGGAGGGCATCTCGGAGGTGACCGCCGCCGACGTGCAGTCGGCGCGGGAGATGAACAGCGTCGTCAAGCTGCTCGCGATCTGTGAGCTGCGCACCGGCGCCAGCGGCGACCAGGCGGTCTCTGTCCGGGTGCACCCGGCGATGATCCCGAGGTCCCACCCGCTGGCCTCGGTCCGCGAGGCCTACAACGCGGTCTTCGTGGAGTCCGAGGCCGCCGGGCAGCTGATGTTCTACGGCCCCGGCGCGGGCGGCGCGCCCACCGCCTCGGCGGTGCTCGGCGACCTGGTGACGGTGGCCCGCAACCGGCTGGCCGACGCCCGGGGAGCCGGCGAGTCGGCGTACGCCGACCGGGCGGTGCTGCCGATGGGGGAGACCCGCACCCGCTACCACGTCGCGATCGACGTCGACGACCGGGCCGGCGTGCTGGCCGCGGTCGCGACGGCCTTCGCCGAGCACGGGGTCTCGATCCAGACCGTGCGCCAGGAGGGACGCGACCTCGACGCCCAGCTCGTCGTGGTCTCCCACGAGGCCACCGACGCGCAGCTGAGCGCCACCGTCGCGCACCTGCGGGACATGGACATCGTCCGCGAGGTCACCTCGGTGATGCGGGTGGAGGGGGAGCAGGAGTGA
- the argS gene encoding arginine--tRNA ligase: MTPEQLSTTVVDVLTALSDEGAITLPDGVPATVTVERPRQKGHGDYATNVALQLAKRAGTNPRALAELVRGRLEAVGGIAAVEIAGPGFLNITVEAGAQGAVAAQVVAAGPAYGASEAFAGERVNLEFVSANPTGPIHIGGVRWAAVGDALGRIFTMTGAEVTREYYFNDHGAQIDRFSRSLRAAANGEPVPEDGYAGQYIDDIAKAVLEQHPDVLDQDPDEALETFRAVGVEMMFAEIKASLHDFGVDFDVYFHEDQLHRSGAVDRAVARLGELGNTYRQDGALWLATEKYGDDKDRVVIKSDGQGAYLSGDLAYYLDKRERGFDRCLIMLGADHHGYVGRMMAMCAAFGDEPGRNLEILIGQMVNLLRDGEPVRMSKRAGTVVTIDDLVGAIGVDAARYALARYTSDSTIDLDLDLWARQSSDNPVFYVQYAHARVSSILRNAADLGLEPASHPELLGHEKEGDLLRALAEFPRVVASAATLREPHRVARYLEDTAGAYHRFYDNCRVLPMGDEEATDLHRARLLLVDATRIVLANGLRLLGVSAPERM; the protein is encoded by the coding sequence GTGACTCCCGAGCAGCTCTCCACCACGGTCGTCGACGTCCTGACGGCCCTGTCCGACGAGGGTGCGATCACCCTGCCGGACGGGGTTCCCGCGACGGTGACGGTGGAGCGCCCGCGGCAGAAGGGTCACGGCGACTACGCCACCAACGTCGCGCTGCAGCTGGCGAAGAGGGCCGGCACCAACCCGCGGGCGCTCGCCGAGCTCGTCCGCGGGCGGCTCGAGGCGGTCGGGGGCATCGCCGCGGTCGAGATCGCGGGGCCGGGCTTCCTCAACATCACCGTCGAGGCCGGCGCCCAGGGCGCGGTGGCGGCGCAGGTCGTGGCGGCCGGCCCGGCGTACGGCGCGAGCGAGGCGTTCGCGGGGGAGCGGGTCAACCTCGAGTTCGTCTCCGCCAACCCCACCGGGCCCATCCACATCGGGGGCGTGCGCTGGGCCGCGGTCGGTGACGCGCTCGGCCGGATCTTCACGATGACGGGCGCCGAGGTCACCCGCGAGTACTACTTCAACGACCACGGCGCGCAGATCGACCGGTTCAGCAGGTCGCTCCGGGCGGCCGCGAACGGCGAGCCGGTCCCCGAGGACGGCTACGCCGGGCAGTACATCGACGACATCGCCAAGGCCGTGCTCGAGCAGCACCCCGACGTCTTGGACCAGGACCCCGACGAGGCGCTCGAGACGTTCCGCGCCGTCGGCGTCGAGATGATGTTCGCGGAGATCAAGGCCAGCCTGCACGACTTCGGCGTGGACTTCGACGTCTACTTCCACGAGGACCAGCTGCACCGGAGCGGGGCCGTCGACCGCGCGGTCGCGCGCCTCGGCGAGCTCGGCAACACCTATCGGCAGGACGGCGCGCTGTGGCTCGCCACCGAGAAGTACGGCGACGACAAGGACCGGGTCGTCATCAAGTCCGACGGCCAGGGTGCCTACCTGTCCGGCGACCTGGCCTACTACCTCGACAAGCGCGAGCGCGGCTTCGACCGGTGCCTGATCATGCTGGGCGCCGACCACCACGGCTACGTCGGCCGGATGATGGCGATGTGCGCGGCCTTCGGTGACGAGCCGGGCCGCAACCTGGAGATCCTGATCGGCCAGATGGTCAACCTGCTCCGCGACGGCGAGCCGGTCCGGATGTCCAAGCGTGCCGGCACCGTCGTCACCATCGACGACCTGGTGGGCGCGATCGGCGTCGACGCCGCCCGCTACGCCCTGGCCCGCTACACCAGCGACTCCACGATCGACCTCGACCTGGACCTGTGGGCGCGCCAGTCCAGCGACAACCCGGTCTTCTACGTGCAGTACGCCCACGCCCGGGTGTCCTCGATCCTGCGCAACGCCGCCGACCTCGGCCTCGAGCCCGCCTCCCACCCCGAGCTGCTCGGGCACGAGAAGGAGGGTGACCTGCTGCGTGCGCTGGCCGAGTTCCCGCGCGTGGTCGCCAGCGCCGCGACGCTGCGCGAGCCGCACCGGGTGGCCCGCTACCTCGAGGACACCGCCGGCGCCTACCACCGCTTCTACGACAACTGCCGCGTGCTGCCGATGGGTGACGAGGAGGCCACCGACCTGCACCGGGCGCGCCTGCTGCTGGTCGACGCCACCCGCATCGTGCTCGCCAACGGCCTGCGCCTGCTCGGGGTCTCGGCGCCCGAGCGGATGTGA
- a CDS encoding DUF6104 family protein, translating to MYFTDRGIEELEKRRGDEEVTLAWVAERLQEFTDTHPEFETAVERFATWLARLDDPED from the coding sequence ATGTACTTCACCGACCGCGGGATCGAGGAGCTCGAGAAGCGCCGGGGTGACGAGGAGGTCACCCTGGCGTGGGTGGCCGAGCGCCTCCAGGAGTTCACCGACACCCACCCGGAGTTCGAGACCGCCGTCGAGCGGTTCGCGACCTGGCTGGCCCGGCTGGACGACCCCGAGGACTGA
- a CDS encoding multifunctional oxoglutarate decarboxylase/oxoglutarate dehydrogenase thiamine pyrophosphate-binding subunit/dihydrolipoyllysine-residue succinyltransferase subunit, translating to MPQPSGSQSPDQPTADFGANEWLVEEMYDQFQKDPGSLDPAWKRYFETHGNGSAGAANGKAAAAAAPAPKAQAAPAPAQKSTEKPAQRSTQKPAEKPAPAEQSKADTKTPAPVAKPRPQAQAAEPAKGTSKPVPKDSKPAAPAAASDEPTFTVLRGAPARTVQNMDASLTVPTATSVRSVPVKLLWDNRTVINNHLARARGGKVSFTHLIGYALVQAVKSMPEMNVGFDVVDGKPNLITPAHINLGLAIDVPKPDGSRQLLVPSIKAAETMDFAAFWTAYEDIVRKARDNKLGVTDFQGTSISLTNPGGIGTSHSVPRLMKGQGAIIGVGAMEFPPEWQGASADAIARNAISKVMTLTSTYDHRVIQGAQSGEFLKRLHQLLLGGDDFYDEIFRSLRIPYEPIRWASDIATSHDDEISKQARILELIHAYRVRGHMMADTDPLEYRQRSHPDLEVESHGLTLWDLDREFATGSFGGSGRPFMRLRDILGILRDSYCRTTGIEYMHIMDPEQRRWIQERVEQPHTKPPREEQLRILLKLNQAEAFETFLQTKFVGQKRFSLEGGETTIPVIDEICEAAAEADLDEVTIGMAHRGRLNVLANIVGKNYSQIFREFEGNIDPRTVQGSGDVKYHLGAEGAFEAGSGDTIKVSVAANPSHLEAVDPVLEGISRAKQDVLNRGAAYPVLPLLVHGDAAFAGQGVVAETLNLSQLRGYRTGGTIHLVVNNQVGFTTSPGSSRSSLYCTDVARMVQAPIFHVNGDDPEACIRVARLAFEYRQAFNKDVVIDLVCYRRRGHNEGDDPSYTQPLMYDLIEQKRSVRKLYTESLIGRGDITIEEAEQVLRDYQQQLERVFTEVREASSQPSEWTTVPDYPEKPAGEAKTAISLDIMKRISDAYVTPPEGFTVHPKVMPQLQRRAAAITDGPIDWGTGEILAFGSLLMEGRPVRLAGQDSRRGTFVSRFATIIDRVNADEWTPLANLTEDQAKFYVYDSLLSEYAALGFEYGYSVARPEALVLWEAQFGDFVNGAQTVIDEFITSGEAKWRQQSGVVLLLPHGYEGQGPDHSSARIERFMAMCGDEAFTVAQPSTPASYFHLLRQHSLGEDHKPLIVFTPKSMLKRKEAASRPDDFTTGSFRPFVSDDGADQGKVDTLLLCSGRVTWDLMVERSKREDGERFAIARVEQLYPQPIDDIKSEVARYPHLKQVRWVQDEPENMGPWPYYALNVWPGIDAQVQAITRRASSSPSVGTVKRHQEEQKDLVARAFA from the coding sequence GTGCCGCAGCCCTCAGGCAGCCAGTCCCCCGATCAGCCCACCGCCGACTTCGGCGCGAACGAGTGGCTCGTCGAGGAGATGTACGACCAGTTCCAGAAGGACCCGGGCAGCCTCGATCCGGCGTGGAAGCGATACTTCGAGACGCACGGCAACGGCTCCGCCGGCGCCGCCAACGGGAAGGCGGCCGCGGCGGCCGCGCCCGCCCCGAAGGCCCAGGCCGCGCCGGCGCCCGCCCAGAAGTCGACCGAGAAGCCGGCCCAGAGGTCGACCCAGAAGCCAGCCGAGAAGCCGGCCCCGGCCGAGCAGTCGAAGGCGGACACGAAGACCCCGGCGCCGGTCGCCAAGCCGCGCCCCCAGGCGCAGGCGGCGGAGCCCGCCAAGGGCACCAGCAAGCCGGTCCCCAAGGACTCCAAGCCCGCCGCCCCGGCCGCGGCCAGCGACGAGCCCACGTTCACCGTGCTGCGAGGTGCGCCGGCGCGCACCGTCCAGAACATGGACGCCTCGCTGACGGTGCCGACCGCGACGTCGGTGCGCTCGGTGCCGGTCAAGCTGCTGTGGGACAACCGCACGGTCATCAACAACCACCTCGCCCGCGCGCGCGGCGGCAAGGTCTCCTTCACCCACCTCATCGGCTACGCGCTGGTGCAGGCGGTGAAGTCGATGCCGGAGATGAACGTTGGCTTCGACGTCGTCGACGGCAAGCCGAACCTGATCACGCCGGCCCACATCAACCTCGGCCTGGCCATCGACGTCCCGAAGCCCGACGGCAGCCGGCAGCTGCTGGTGCCGAGCATCAAGGCCGCCGAGACCATGGACTTCGCGGCCTTCTGGACCGCCTACGAGGACATCGTCCGCAAGGCCCGCGACAACAAGCTCGGCGTGACCGACTTCCAGGGCACCTCGATCTCGCTGACCAACCCCGGTGGCATCGGCACCAGCCACTCGGTCCCGCGCCTGATGAAGGGCCAGGGCGCGATCATCGGGGTCGGCGCGATGGAGTTCCCGCCCGAGTGGCAGGGCGCCTCGGCCGACGCGATCGCGCGCAACGCGATCAGCAAGGTCATGACGCTGACCTCGACCTACGACCACCGCGTCATCCAGGGCGCCCAGTCGGGTGAGTTCCTCAAGCGGCTGCACCAGCTGCTGCTCGGCGGGGACGACTTCTACGACGAGATCTTCCGCTCGCTGCGCATCCCCTACGAGCCGATCCGCTGGGCCAGCGACATCGCCACCTCCCACGACGACGAGATCAGCAAGCAGGCCCGGATCCTGGAGCTGATCCACGCCTACCGGGTGCGCGGGCACATGATGGCCGACACCGACCCGCTGGAGTACCGCCAGCGCAGCCACCCCGACCTCGAGGTCGAGTCGCACGGGCTGACCCTGTGGGACCTCGACCGTGAGTTCGCCACCGGCTCGTTCGGGGGCTCCGGCCGGCCGTTCATGAGGCTGCGCGACATCCTGGGGATCCTGCGCGACTCCTACTGCCGCACCACCGGCATCGAGTACATGCACATCATGGATCCCGAGCAGCGCCGCTGGATCCAGGAGAGGGTGGAGCAGCCGCACACCAAGCCGCCGCGCGAGGAGCAGCTCCGGATCCTGCTGAAGCTGAACCAGGCCGAGGCGTTCGAGACCTTCCTGCAGACCAAGTTCGTCGGGCAGAAGCGGTTCTCGCTCGAAGGTGGCGAGACCACGATCCCCGTCATCGACGAGATCTGCGAGGCGGCCGCCGAGGCCGACCTGGACGAGGTCACGATCGGGATGGCCCACCGGGGCCGGCTCAACGTGCTGGCCAACATCGTCGGCAAGAACTACTCCCAGATCTTCCGCGAGTTCGAGGGCAACATCGACCCGCGGACGGTCCAGGGCTCCGGCGACGTGAAGTACCACCTCGGCGCCGAGGGTGCGTTCGAGGCCGGCTCCGGCGACACCATCAAGGTCTCGGTCGCCGCGAACCCCTCGCACCTCGAGGCCGTCGACCCGGTCCTGGAGGGCATCTCCCGCGCCAAGCAGGACGTCCTCAACCGCGGCGCGGCGTACCCGGTGCTGCCGCTCCTGGTGCACGGCGACGCGGCGTTCGCCGGCCAGGGCGTGGTCGCGGAGACGCTGAACCTCTCCCAGCTGCGCGGCTACCGCACCGGTGGCACGATCCACCTGGTCGTCAACAACCAGGTCGGCTTCACCACCTCCCCGGGCTCCTCGCGGTCCTCGCTCTACTGCACCGACGTGGCCCGGATGGTGCAGGCGCCGATCTTCCACGTGAACGGCGACGACCCCGAGGCCTGCATCCGGGTGGCGCGGCTGGCGTTCGAGTACCGCCAGGCGTTCAACAAGGACGTCGTGATCGACCTGGTCTGCTACCGGCGCCGGGGCCACAACGAGGGCGACGACCCGTCGTACACGCAGCCGCTGATGTACGACCTGATCGAGCAGAAGCGCTCGGTCCGCAAGCTCTACACCGAGTCCCTGATCGGTCGTGGCGACATCACGATCGAGGAGGCCGAGCAGGTGCTGCGCGACTACCAGCAGCAGCTGGAGCGGGTCTTCACCGAGGTCCGGGAGGCCAGCAGCCAGCCCTCGGAGTGGACGACGGTGCCGGACTACCCGGAGAAGCCGGCCGGCGAGGCGAAGACCGCCATCTCGCTCGACATCATGAAGCGGATCTCCGACGCCTACGTCACCCCGCCGGAGGGCTTCACGGTCCACCCGAAGGTGATGCCGCAGCTGCAGCGCCGCGCCGCCGCGATCACCGACGGCCCGATCGACTGGGGCACCGGCGAGATCCTCGCGTTCGGCTCCCTGCTCATGGAGGGTCGTCCGGTCCGCCTCGCGGGGCAGGACTCGCGCCGCGGCACGTTCGTCTCGCGGTTCGCGACGATCATCGACCGGGTCAACGCCGACGAGTGGACCCCGCTGGCGAACCTCACCGAGGACCAGGCGAAGTTCTACGTCTACGACTCGCTGCTCTCGGAGTACGCCGCGCTCGGGTTCGAGTACGGCTACTCCGTCGCCCGGCCCGAGGCGCTGGTCCTGTGGGAGGCCCAGTTCGGGGACTTCGTCAACGGCGCGCAGACCGTCATCGACGAGTTCATCACCTCCGGCGAGGCCAAGTGGCGCCAGCAGTCCGGTGTGGTGCTGCTGCTCCCCCACGGCTACGAGGGCCAGGGTCCGGACCACTCCTCGGCGCGGATCGAGCGGTTCATGGCGATGTGCGGCGACGAGGCGTTCACGGTCGCCCAGCCGTCGACGCCGGCGTCGTACTTCCACCTGCTGCGTCAGCACTCGCTCGGCGAGGACCACAAGCCGCTGATCGTGTTCACCCCGAAGTCCATGCTGAAGCGGAAGGAGGCCGCGTCCCGGCCGGACGACTTCACCACCGGCTCGTTCCGTCCCTTCGTCAGCGACGACGGGGCCGACCAGGGCAAGGTCGACACGCTGCTGCTGTGCTCGGGGCGCGTCACCTGGGACCTGATGGTGGAGCGGAGCAAGCGCGAGGACGGCGAGCGGTTCGCGATCGCGCGGGTCGAGCAGCTCTACCCGCAGCCGATCGACGACATCAAGTCCGAGGTCGCCCGCTACCCCCACCTCAAGCAGGTCCGCTGGGTGCAGGACGAGCCGGAGAACATGGGCCCGTGGCCGTACTACGCGCTGAACGTCTGGCCCGGGATCGACGCGCAGGTGCAGGCGATCACCCGCCGGGCCTCGTCCTCGCCCTCGGTCGGCACGGTCAAGCGGCACCAGGAGGAGCAGAAGGACCTGGTCGCCCGCGCGTTTGCCTGA
- a CDS encoding TetR family transcriptional regulator: MAGLVVPPPGPEAGARGGTRLERKGRTRRAILDAALMLSEDSGFGALSLRQVAKEVGIVPTAFYRHFDSLEALGLALVEESFESLRAMLRDIRRGDPSYADVVDLSIDTLVEHVHRQRTHFLFIARERAAGPPAVREEVRRDIELCEHDLATDLAALPGTDAWSAADLRILSNLIVTAMVATAEAILNATDPAEEQRVVGTARTQLRMVLIGALNWRSGS, from the coding sequence ATGGCCGGCCTCGTCGTACCACCTCCCGGACCGGAGGCCGGCGCCCGGGGCGGGACGCGCCTCGAGCGCAAGGGACGCACCCGCCGGGCGATCCTCGACGCGGCGCTGATGCTGTCGGAGGACAGTGGCTTCGGGGCGCTGTCGCTGCGCCAGGTGGCCAAGGAGGTCGGGATCGTGCCGACCGCCTTCTACCGGCACTTCGACTCGCTGGAGGCGCTCGGCCTCGCCCTCGTGGAGGAGTCCTTCGAGTCGCTCCGGGCGATGCTGCGCGACATCCGGCGCGGAGACCCGTCGTACGCCGACGTCGTCGACCTCTCCATCGACACCCTCGTCGAGCACGTGCACCGGCAGCGCACGCACTTCCTCTTCATCGCGCGCGAGCGGGCCGCCGGGCCGCCCGCGGTGCGCGAGGAGGTACGCCGCGACATCGAGCTGTGCGAGCACGACCTGGCCACCGACCTGGCCGCGCTCCCCGGCACCGACGCCTGGTCGGCCGCCGACCTGCGGATCCTGTCGAACCTCATCGTCACCGCGATGGTCGCCACCGCCGAGGCGATCCTGAACGCGACCGACCCCGCCGAGGAGCAACGGGTCGTCGGGACCGCCCGCACCCAGCTGCGGATGGTGCTGATCGGCGCGCTGAACTGGCGCTCGGGCAGCTGA
- a CDS encoding acetoacetate decarboxylase family protein: MPYPPAPWPLQGQLWLSLFRLPVAVDAERPAGLYGAAFVSYEPDSPLTYAELLVARAVDRRIRITDIWVDSPDSMAGGRELWAIPKDLCDFRLDSGHTGPASRTEWTATRGRRPIAEAAFTDLARAAPRVPFRAELRQPPLGPGRPEGCATMRGTAKMLPCRARWHFPSDGPLGWLSGARRLASVRMCDFRMSFG, encoded by the coding sequence GTGCCCTACCCCCCGGCCCCCTGGCCGCTGCAGGGCCAGCTGTGGCTGTCGCTGTTCCGGCTGCCGGTGGCGGTCGACGCCGAGCGTCCGGCCGGCCTGTACGGCGCGGCGTTCGTCAGCTACGAGCCCGACAGCCCGCTGACCTACGCCGAGCTACTGGTGGCGCGCGCCGTGGACAGGCGGATCCGGATCACCGACATCTGGGTCGACTCCCCCGACTCCATGGCCGGCGGCCGGGAGCTGTGGGCCATCCCCAAGGACCTGTGCGACTTCCGGCTGGACTCGGGCCACACCGGACCGGCGTCGCGGACGGAGTGGACCGCCACGCGCGGGCGGCGGCCGATCGCCGAGGCGGCGTTCACCGACCTCGCGCGGGCCGCGCCGCGCGTCCCGTTCCGCGCCGAGCTGCGCCAGCCGCCGCTCGGACCCGGCCGGCCCGAGGGGTGCGCCACGATGCGGGGCACCGCGAAGATGCTGCCGTGCCGGGCCCGGTGGCACTTCCCCTCCGACGGGCCGCTCGGGTGGCTCTCGGGCGCCCGGCGGCTGGCGTCGGTGCGGATGTGTGACTTCCGGATGTCCTTCGGCTGA